The following nucleotide sequence is from Cicer arietinum cultivar CDC Frontier isolate Library 1 chromosome 2, Cicar.CDCFrontier_v2.0, whole genome shotgun sequence.
tttttattacgtttttttcatatgtttttttcttcattataaaacaaattatttacattctatTCAATCTAATaaagaatatgatttttaattattaatttttttttataatcatttaTGCCAACAAAGTTTTTGGGTTTCTGTATAAATTTGATAATCCGTAATTTATCAATAAAACATGTCACCGTATgttttaattgtatttgacaAAGGAGTATGAGTACTACTAAAAGGTGCGTCTGAAAAAAACTTTatctaaaatgaaatataaataaaaatattgttgaaaaattaatgtatttaattaaaaattaatattatatatatatatatatcaattttttaattatcttttttgtttttatttcatattagaGTATTATAATAAATGCATctagaaattattttttgattttggttaaaatattcaaaaaaaaagaaaggtgACAGAGATTAAAGAGATAATAAATTGTTTAGATTAGAAACTTCTCTATTTTTCATGATTTTCATTTCTTCCATTACTATAATATTTAgacaactaaaaaatataaatacaaacaTTCTTAAAATAAGTGACATAAATTAGACATTTATGCACCAAAACCATATTAGTAAAAATctcaatatattaataaaaatctctatatattttaagaaatgGAGAAAATCTTTACCGGTTTTCTTATGAATTTTTTGtgttgagattttttttatatattaatagacAGTGGACATGTTTTTATTATTCCTTTTCAAGCAGTCTCCACTTTGCTCGCGTTGGCGGAAACTAAAGATAAAGGGAGCTTCTGAATTTCCCGCCCATTTTCTTGCAATTCAGCAATGGCTCCAAAGTCCGATAGCGCAGAAGGTATTCTCATCATCCTCACTCATCACTATGCCTTTTCTCTTTATTTCCTTTCATTAACTTAACATTTCTCTTTCTTcgttttttctttctgtttaaTTAATTACAGCGATCGTCTTGAACTTCGTGAACGAGGTAACTGCTTTCACTTTATTTCCAATTTTAATACCTATTTCAATgcgaatataaaaatatatacatatagggTAATGTTCTGGGATGAATGATAGAAATTTATTGTATGGTAAAAATTGTTCGAATAGCAAAATAGGCCACTGAATGCGCAAAACGTGGCCGATGCATTGCAAAAGTTCAACCTGAAGAAGGCAGCTATACAGAAAGCTTTGGACAATCTTGCTGATGGAGGCCGCATTTCATTCAAGGAATATGGTAAGCAGAAGATATATGTTGCACGACAAGATCAATTCGATATTCCCAACAATGAAGAGCTCAATCAGATGAAGGAACAAAATGCGAATTTGCAGAAACAGCTTGAACACCAGAAGAAGGCTATCAGTGAGGTTGAAACAGGTACAGTTAACCAATGTTTTAAATCTAAATAGGACATTTGAACTGATTGAACTGTGAAACAGTGCTGTTATTTGAGTGGTTTGATCGTGGTTTCGGCCCGGTTTGAGCGGTATAAAATAGTTGAACCATGACCTAGAGGTCTCGTCGGTTCAACGACTGGTTGGTATTTAAAAGAGATGAAATGGAATAGAATGGATCGAAGTATGGcactagttttattattttcctGTCAAGTTTGATGATTCCATcggaaaaatatatagaaatgtAGTATTTATTGTATTCCACGTCATTTTGTTCTAACTGATTTCATTCGACTCTATTAAATATCAAACCACAATCTAGTAGGCAATTTGTCAAGGTACCAGTTATTGTTTGACACTGATGAGTGTTTGCTGCTTTTAGACTTCTTGCAATTTATCAATGCAACTTGTGTTGGTGCAGAAATTAAGTCATTACAATCAAATTTAACTCTGGAACAGATCTGTGAAAAAGAAGTTGACCTGAGAATGGAGGTTAGCTAATGTGTTTGTTTCCGTGCCTTTTTACATTGTTGAGAAGGAATTGGTGATTTGGAGTTTTTCAACTAAGATATTGTTTTTGTCTATTATCTTCTGTTTCAGGTACAAGAACTGGAAAACAAATTGAACAAGTTACGGGGAGGTGTTACTTTGGTGAGGCCAGAAGAACGCGAGGCAGTTGAGCGCATGTTGTCAGAGAAATTAAGTCAGTGGAGGAAGCGTAAAAGAATGTTCAGGGATTTATGGGATACACTCACTGAGAACTCGCCTAGAGATCCCAAAGAATTTAAGGTTTCTTTCTTGTCCTATCACTACTATAGttgtttttttattgtagtGTTGTGCATACTATATATAACTAATACTACTATCGTTGAACATTGCAGGAAGAGCTTGGCATAGAATATGATGAAGATGTGGGGGTGAATTTGCAGTCATACAGTGACCTGATCCCGCAAGGTAAGAAGCGGACGAGGGGGCAATGATATATTTATCGAAACAATTAAGTCTTTCCTTAATCAATAACACAGGTATACAGATTATTTGGTGTTCTGACCTTACTGAACATGAATGCAAGTTACATTG
It contains:
- the LOC101497597 gene encoding homologous-pairing protein 2 homolog; translation: MAPKSDSAEAIVLNFVNEQNRPLNAQNVADALQKFNLKKAAIQKALDNLADGGRISFKEYGKQKIYVARQDQFDIPNNEELNQMKEQNANLQKQLEHQKKAISEVETEIKSLQSNLTLEQICEKEVDLRMEVQELENKLNKLRGGVTLVRPEEREAVERMLSEKLSQWRKRKRMFRDLWDTLTENSPRDPKEFKEELGIEYDEDVGVNLQSYSDLIPQGKKRTRGQ